A single genomic interval of Pirellulales bacterium harbors:
- a CDS encoding ABC transporter ATP-binding protein: MIASPHLVETHALTKQYDALKALAACTLAVRTGEVFGLLGPNGSGKTTLIRLLMGFLKPTSGRATIAGLDCYRESVAAHRLVAYLPGEARLFRQMRGYDALKFFSRVRPGGDYQRSLALAERLELDLTRQVAFFSTGMRQKLALAATLSFDAPLVILDEPTANLDPTVR, from the coding sequence GTGATTGCGTCCCCGCACTTGGTTGAGACCCATGCGCTCACCAAGCAATACGATGCATTGAAGGCGCTGGCCGCCTGCACGCTGGCGGTGCGCACGGGGGAGGTGTTTGGTCTGTTGGGGCCAAACGGTTCGGGCAAGACGACCTTGATTCGTCTGTTGATGGGGTTCTTGAAGCCGACATCGGGGCGGGCCACCATTGCGGGACTTGACTGCTATCGCGAGTCGGTGGCGGCGCACCGGTTGGTGGCGTATTTGCCGGGAGAAGCGAGGCTGTTTCGGCAGATGCGCGGCTACGACGCGCTCAAGTTCTTTAGCCGGGTGCGACCGGGCGGCGACTATCAACGGTCGCTGGCGCTGGCCGAACGGTTGGAGTTGGACCTGACGCGGCAAGTGGCGTTTTTTTCGACCGGCATGCGGCAAAAGCTGGCGCTGGCGGCGACGCTGTCGTTCGACGCGCCGCTGGTGATCTTGGACGAGCCGACGGCCAATCTCGACCCCACCGTGCG
- a CDS encoding sugar phosphate isomerase/epimerase — translation MAAFTFGLNTSTIRPASLLEKIAIAGETGYEAIELWAPDVEQHLEAGHKLTDVAKALDDQGLARPSMIALWGWCDPDDAKRAKSLDQCQRRLDMAKALGVKRIVAGPPGEDVPFDFAVDQYGRILEMSCERGVPASLEFLGFVAGINTLEKAWSICGTVGNPQGTVTADIWHMFRGGTRPDALDAVPADHISCFHWNDAPASPARQEQNDSHRVYPGDGIVDIRLITRQLRKKEYNGCLTLELFNPHYWKEDLRLVARTGLEKMKKSVESM, via the coding sequence ATGGCCGCTTTCACCTTTGGACTGAACACCAGCACCATTCGGCCAGCGAGCCTGCTGGAGAAGATCGCCATCGCCGGCGAGACCGGCTATGAAGCCATTGAGTTGTGGGCGCCCGACGTGGAGCAGCACTTGGAGGCAGGGCACAAGCTGACCGACGTAGCCAAGGCGCTCGACGATCAGGGACTGGCGCGGCCGAGCATGATCGCCCTGTGGGGGTGGTGCGATCCCGACGACGCGAAACGCGCCAAGTCGCTCGACCAATGCCAGCGCCGGCTCGACATGGCGAAAGCGCTGGGGGTGAAGCGAATCGTGGCGGGGCCGCCGGGCGAAGATGTGCCGTTCGACTTTGCCGTGGATCAATATGGCCGCATCCTGGAGATGAGTTGCGAGCGCGGCGTGCCCGCGTCGCTGGAGTTTTTGGGCTTTGTCGCCGGCATTAACACACTGGAAAAGGCGTGGTCAATCTGCGGCACGGTGGGCAACCCACAGGGGACAGTCACGGCCGACATCTGGCACATGTTTCGCGGGGGAACGCGGCCCGATGCGCTCGACGCGGTGCCGGCCGACCACATATCGTGCTTTCACTGGAACGACGCGCCAGCTTCGCCCGCACGGCAGGAGCAAAACGACTCGCATCGCGTGTATCCGGGAGACGGCATCGTGGACATCCGGCTGATCACGCGACAGTTGCGCAAGAAGGAATACAACGGTTGCCTGACTTTGGAACTTTTCAACCCCCACTATTGGAAAGAAGATTTACGGCTGGTCGCGCGGACGGGACTTGAGAAAATGAAGAAGAGCGTGGAATCGATGTAG